Genomic DNA from Perca flavescens isolate YP-PL-M2 chromosome 14, PFLA_1.0, whole genome shotgun sequence:
TTTATCAAAAAACAGGAGGCAGGGGTAGTGTTGTGGGGTTTTAGGGGAATGTAAATGGAGGGCAGAGGGAGACACAGGGATAAGGGCTCATGACAAACGGTccaaaaatctgaattaagAACGGGAACGGGAGCGAGAACGAGACTGGGAGCGGGATTTGGAGCGGGACTCTGAACGGGAGGCGGATCGGGAGTGGGAGCGGGCTTTGGCAGGTGAGGGGGAACGTGATTTGGACTTTGATTTAGACCTGGCTCTGGATTTGGATTCAGCAGGAGAGCGTGAACGGGAGCGAGAGCCCCTTTGAGGCTCGGCACCCTCGTCGTCGCTCTTGGGCTGCGCGCGGCCCTTTGAGCCAGATTTTCTAGAGCGATCCTTAATCCCTGATCTAGAGCGAGACCTGGAGCGAGAGCGAGATCTGGACCTGGAGTCGtccttcttgttcttcttcccGTCTTTCTTGCCCTTTTTGCTCTTGGGGCTGCGACTCCTGCTACGGTCCTTGTTCTTCGGAGCGCCGTTGCTgcgctcttcctcctcctttttgCTCTTGACCTTATTCTTCTTGCTACGAGATCGGCTGCGGGAGTTGGACGCCGCTCTGTAAACAAAGTCAGAAAGTAGAACTAAGTGTTTTTGATTCCATGCTGTGTCCAACTCTCacttaaagaaagaaagaaaaaaaaaaaccgtgCACACAGGATTTGGGGATTATTTCTACTGTCCCTCCTACCACAACCTGTCAGACTAAAAGCCCTCTTACATAAAGTGCATCACAAAAAGGCACAATTATTTGCTGGTGAAATTCatgtaatgtcatgtacagtggtgctcaaaagtttatgaacccatgctaaagttgactaaagaggaataaaaaaaatcttttggaaattgaacttaatgccttaattaaaaatgaggaaaaatacaacctttaaggacaccaattttctttgaatgaataatgtatcgtaaatgttcttccttaaaattcagggggcataagtaagtacacccctatgttaaattcccatagaggcaggcagatttttatttaatggataaagttcccttggcctttggaattaaaatagccccacatcatcacatacccttcaccatacctagagattggcatggggtactttccataaaatcatctctcaatgcaaatcaagccagctattaggctaactgaaataaaaggcatGGGTTcctaaacttatgagcaccactgtatttGTGGCAAGTAGATGAACTATCAGTGGACAGAGACCAGGCGATGTAGCCTTGGcctaagataagataaaaaacAGCTGTAGATATCAGGCTACTACTTTTCAGTTATGAACTACATGCACACCTACATGTTCCTGGAAAATCTATTTATAAAAATGTGCTCTCATCTTACAGCTAACTGGAGTGCCAATATCTTAATGTGGAATTTCTATGCAGCTGCTGAGAGGATTGAGTGGCTTGAGTTTAGATTTCTCACCTGGAGCGGGAGCGGCTGCGGCTGCTGCTCTCACTGCGGCTGCGGCTCTTGCGAGACCTGCGGCTCCTGGAGCGGGACCTGAGAAAGCAAAGCAACAATTAGCAGCATTCACATCGCCCGCTGGCCACATGCAGCGGGGATTGTTACGAAGCTTCATCTGTTGTAAAGCTAGCTCCTCTTTTATATCTAGCTGGATGCTCCTTCCATGCACTACATATGAAGCACGGCTAAAATCCCAGTGCAGTGTAAGGTACTATTGCTATATGTAGAAACATCAATATGCATCAGGAATCCATGTCTAACCTGGAATGGCTGCGACTGCGAGAATA
This window encodes:
- the srsf4 gene encoding serine/arginine-rich splicing factor 4 isoform X1; this translates as MSRVYIGRLSYRAREKDVERFFKGYGKILEVDLKNGYGFVEFDDPRDADDAVYDLNGKELCGERVIVEHTKGPRRDGGYGGGGGGGGGGSGSGSGRSGYGRWGRDRYGPPIRTDYRLIVENLSSRCSWQDLKDYMRQAGEVTYADTHKGRKNEGVIEFRLYSDMKRALEKLDGTEVNGRKIRLIEDRPGARRKRSYSRSRSHSRSRSRSRRSRKSRSRSESSSRSRSRSRAASNSRSRSRSKKNKVKSKKEEEERSNGAPKNKDRSRSRSPKSKKGKKDGKKNKKDDSRSRSRSRSRSRSRSGIKDRSRKSGSKGRAQPKSDDEGAEPQRGSRSRSRSPAESKSRARSKSKSKSRSPSPAKARSHSRSASRSESRSKSRSQSRSRSRSRS
- the srsf4 gene encoding serine/arginine-rich splicing factor 4 isoform X2, translated to MKTAFPIRPRPGGEDAMGVRNRCGYGRWGRDRYGPPIRTDYRLIVENLSSRCSWQDLKDYMRQAGEVTYADTHKGRKNEGVIEFRLYSDMKRALEKLDGTEVNGRKIRLIEDRPGARRKRSYSRSRSHSRSRSRSRRSRKSRSRSESSSRSRSRSRAASNSRSRSRSKKNKVKSKKEEEERSNGAPKNKDRSRSRSPKSKKGKKDGKKNKKDDSRSRSRSRSRSRSRSGIKDRSRKSGSKGRAQPKSDDEGAEPQRGSRSRSRSPAESKSRARSKSKSKSRSPSPAKARSHSRSASRSESRSKSRSQSRSRSRSRS